In Pirellulales bacterium, a genomic segment contains:
- a CDS encoding glycoside hydrolase family 2 protein, giving the protein ADEVVGAYRDFEFNISSAVNRSDSNLLQVEVFPPEKNDLAITFVDWAPKPPDQNMGLWQEVELRTSGPAALRYPCVLTDLDVPSLKTARLTVRADIANPTDHPVTVELRGSIERIRFSQQVKLAPQEIKTVSFLPDDFPQLVIDKPRIWWPWQLGRPEMYTLELEAAVEGTVSDLVSVDFGIRQVNSRLENGARLFTVNGVDLLILGGGYAPDLLQRRTLADQPDWQADQIRYLRDMNLNTVRLEGKLEDDAFYDLCDRHGILVMAGWCCCSPWEQWKNWKQEQSTVATESLKYQIRRARNHPSLLAWLNGSDNPPPEKIEQQYLAIEEQLKWPCPTISSATDKKSAASEPTGVKMLGPYKWVPPIFWLTDKKTGGAWGFNTEVGPGAVPPPLESLEAMLPAEHRWPMDKVWDFHCGGSEFKSIRDFTHALDERFGKSTGLADFAWKAQAQAYETIRAMYEGFRANKFAATGEIQWMLNNAWPSMIWHLYDYYLRPGAAYFATKVACEPLHVLYRYDNHAIVLANDSLTPFKNLTVAAEIYDIASQRQSRHEATCTVAANAATTAFTLPQPESISTTYFLRLLVTDAAGKVLSVNSYWLSTKPDVLDFKKSTWNITPCTSFADYAQLANLPPAQLNLESIGIDQRDQESVANFRVTNASDAIALLVRLKINKQAHGTELLPIRWQDNYFMLLPGEKREIAARYRTSDLAGAESVPSVDCFNNGRKS; this is encoded by the coding sequence CGCCGACGAAGTGGTGGGAGCGTATCGCGATTTTGAATTCAACATTTCGTCTGCGGTGAATCGGTCGGATTCCAATTTGTTGCAAGTAGAAGTATTCCCGCCAGAAAAAAACGACTTGGCCATCACCTTCGTCGATTGGGCGCCCAAACCGCCGGATCAAAACATGGGCCTATGGCAGGAAGTTGAGCTGCGCACCAGCGGCCCGGCGGCATTGCGTTACCCATGCGTCTTGACCGATTTAGATGTGCCGTCGTTGAAAACCGCTCGGCTCACGGTGCGAGCCGATATCGCGAATCCTACCGATCACCCTGTGACTGTCGAACTGCGCGGCAGCATCGAACGAATTCGATTTTCGCAGCAAGTGAAACTGGCGCCTCAAGAAATCAAAACGGTTAGCTTTTTGCCGGACGATTTTCCGCAGCTGGTGATCGACAAGCCGCGTATTTGGTGGCCTTGGCAATTGGGCCGGCCGGAAATGTACACGTTGGAATTGGAAGCGGCGGTCGAAGGCACAGTTTCCGATCTAGTTTCGGTCGACTTCGGCATTCGTCAAGTGAATTCGCGCCTGGAAAACGGGGCGCGGCTGTTTACCGTCAATGGCGTTGACTTGCTCATTTTAGGTGGCGGGTATGCACCCGATTTGCTGCAACGCCGGACGCTGGCGGACCAACCCGATTGGCAGGCCGATCAAATTCGTTACCTGCGCGACATGAATCTCAACACCGTCCGCCTGGAAGGCAAGCTGGAAGATGACGCGTTTTACGATTTGTGCGATCGGCATGGGATTTTGGTCATGGCCGGTTGGTGCTGCTGCTCGCCCTGGGAGCAATGGAAGAATTGGAAGCAGGAACAATCGACCGTGGCCACGGAATCGCTGAAATATCAGATTCGTCGGGCGCGCAACCATCCCTCCCTGCTGGCTTGGCTCAACGGCAGCGATAATCCGCCGCCGGAAAAAATCGAGCAGCAGTATTTAGCCATTGAAGAGCAATTGAAATGGCCTTGTCCCACTATTTCTAGTGCGACAGATAAAAAATCCGCCGCCTCGGAGCCCACGGGCGTGAAAATGCTGGGGCCTTATAAATGGGTGCCGCCCATTTTTTGGCTCACCGACAAAAAGACAGGCGGCGCTTGGGGGTTCAATACCGAAGTTGGGCCTGGGGCAGTTCCCCCGCCGCTGGAAAGCTTGGAAGCCATGCTGCCTGCGGAGCATCGCTGGCCGATGGATAAAGTTTGGGACTTTCATTGTGGCGGCAGCGAATTTAAAAGCATTCGCGATTTTACTCACGCACTGGATGAACGCTTCGGCAAATCGACCGGCCTGGCCGATTTCGCTTGGAAAGCACAGGCCCAGGCGTATGAAACTATCCGCGCGATGTACGAAGGCTTCCGTGCAAACAAGTTTGCCGCAACCGGCGAAATTCAGTGGATGCTCAATAACGCGTGGCCATCGATGATTTGGCATTTGTATGACTACTACCTGCGGCCCGGCGCTGCATACTTTGCCACCAAGGTCGCTTGCGAGCCATTGCATGTGCTGTATCGCTACGATAACCACGCGATTGTGCTGGCGAACGATTCGCTTACGCCATTCAAAAACTTGACGGTGGCGGCGGAAATTTATGATATTGCCAGCCAACGGCAATCTCGGCACGAAGCAACATGCACGGTTGCAGCGAACGCCGCCACGACCGCCTTTACCCTGCCGCAGCCGGAAAGCATTTCGACGACGTATTTTTTGCGGCTGTTGGTCACAGATGCAGCGGGCAAAGTTCTTAGCGTGAATTCTTATTGGCTTTCGACGAAGCCCGACGTGCTGGATTTTAAGAAATCGACCTGGAACATCACTCCCTGCACGTCGTTCGCTGATTACGCGCAATTGGCAAATTTGCCGCCGGCGCAGCTGAATTTGGAATCCATCGGCATAGACCAGCGTGACCAGGAAAGCGTGGCAAATTTCCGCGTAACAAACGCTTCCGATGCCATCGCGCTTTTGGTTCGATTGAAAATCAACAAGCAGGCCCACGGAACGGAATTGCTGCCGATCCGGTGGCAAGACAATTACTTCATGTTGTTGCCTGGAGAAAAACGTGAGATTGCGGCGCGGTATCGCACTTCCGATTTAGCCGGCGCGGAATCGGTTCCTTCCGTCGATTGCTTTAACAACGGTCGCAAATCGTAA
- a CDS encoding efflux RND transporter periplasmic adaptor subunit, which produces MSGTIGNYPFAPPLRAAVAVFLYSALACFALLVSGCEEEHTAASTAEKPALVRVQQPVTKSVTDYEYFTGRSQAPYSLDVRCKVNGYLVRWNYDAKSDQLPLKDFNFVVGQEVKRDQVLFKIDPRPYQATYDQAVAQVNLAKAQLQLAQADYSRALVVSKTPGAISAQDVDKYLAAQSKAEAEVAAQQASAESALLNLQFTDVKTDIEGIVSRNLLSVGNLVEANTLLTTVVSQDPMYAYFDVDEITRERIATLMREGKLESAREGNKYAKYPVDLGLTGGETYPYTAYIDFVNNQIDPTTGTLQVRGMIDNPKPPVGPRVFVPGMFLRVRLPIGDAHPALLVPQAAVGTDQSQKYVFVANQENIVEYRPIKVGEVQADNLQIALPEQIMREANGIRIAKPDEKGAEPSLTSSDRVIVGGLQRIRPGMKVEIQPPEAK; this is translated from the coding sequence ATGTCTGGAACTATTGGCAATTACCCGTTTGCGCCGCCGTTACGTGCAGCCGTCGCTGTTTTTCTCTACAGCGCGCTGGCGTGCTTCGCGCTGCTGGTGAGCGGTTGCGAAGAAGAGCACACAGCCGCATCGACCGCAGAAAAGCCGGCGCTGGTGCGAGTGCAGCAGCCGGTGACGAAATCCGTCACCGATTACGAGTATTTTACCGGCCGCAGCCAAGCCCCCTATTCGCTTGACGTGCGCTGCAAAGTGAATGGTTATTTGGTCCGCTGGAACTACGATGCCAAGAGCGATCAGCTCCCGCTGAAGGATTTTAATTTCGTCGTTGGCCAGGAAGTGAAGCGCGACCAAGTGCTGTTCAAAATCGATCCCCGCCCTTACCAGGCAACTTACGATCAGGCGGTCGCTCAAGTGAATTTGGCTAAGGCCCAATTGCAATTGGCCCAGGCTGATTATTCCAGGGCGTTAGTTGTTTCCAAAACGCCCGGCGCCATTAGCGCGCAAGATGTCGATAAATACTTAGCCGCCCAATCTAAAGCGGAAGCCGAAGTGGCGGCGCAACAAGCCAGTGCTGAATCCGCCCTGTTGAATTTGCAATTCACCGACGTGAAAACCGACATCGAGGGCATCGTCAGCCGGAACTTGCTGTCGGTGGGCAACCTGGTCGAAGCGAACACGCTGCTGACAACCGTCGTCTCGCAAGACCCGATGTATGCCTACTTCGACGTCGACGAAATCACGCGGGAGCGAATCGCCACGCTGATGCGCGAAGGAAAGCTGGAATCGGCTCGTGAAGGGAATAAGTATGCCAAATACCCTGTCGATTTGGGACTGACCGGCGGCGAAACTTATCCGTACACGGCGTATATCGATTTTGTCAACAATCAAATCGATCCCACCACAGGCACGCTGCAAGTGCGCGGCATGATTGATAATCCCAAGCCACCGGTCGGTCCACGCGTGTTTGTGCCTGGCATGTTTTTACGGGTGCGGCTGCCCATTGGCGATGCGCATCCGGCGCTCTTGGTGCCGCAAGCCGCCGTTGGGACGGACCAATCGCAAAAATACGTGTTTGTGGCGAATCAGGAAAATATTGTCGAATACCGGCCAATTAAAGTCGGCGAGGTGCAAGCCGACAATTTGCAAATAGCTCTCCCGGAACAAATTATGCGCGAAGCCAATGGCATTCGCATCGCCAAGCCCGATGAAAAGGGCGCCGAACCCAGCCTCACGTCCAGCGACCGCGTAATCGTTGGCGGCCTGCAACGAATTCGTCCAGGAATGAAGGTCGAAATTCAGCCGCCAGAAGCAAAGTAA
- a CDS encoding efflux RND transporter permease subunit has translation MFAKFFIERPIFAWVISIVIILLGLVAAISLPIAQYPNITPPSVQVTASYPGANAQVVADSVAAPIEQQVNGVERMLYMSSQCTNDGSYTLTVTFELGTDLNIAQVLVQNRVALAMAQLPEQVQLQGVNTNKQSPAILLAVNLISPDGRYDNLYLSNYATIQIKDELLRINGVGNINYLGERDYSMRVWLNPDKMADRNIATEDVINAVKNQNVQVAAGTIGQDPVPKGQQFQLTMSTLGRLMDVNEFGNIIIKTNQGDNLQGRSSAAVVRLKDVARIQLDSQQYTQQCRLDQQPSVALAVFQLPGSNALDVGNSVKRKMRELKKRFPPGLDYKIVYDTTPFITESMWEVVKTLFEALILVAIVVLFFLQDWKAMILPMIDVPVSLIGTLAVMAVMGFSLNNISLFGLVLAIGIVVDDAIVVLENVERWIAKGYDPKTATINAMNEITGSIVAITLVLTSVFLPSAFLPGIVGQFYKQFALTISAAMIISAINAMTLTPSRAVSVFKTEKKEEGGHEHVREALPWWIFVLLGFVSLHYLQPIVADYLHVPVGDAAADSDVSMSQLAQVDFLSFLPGAIGGLIFGWFLIRPINYVLGKIFRGFNVVFDKITVAYGWTIGRGLRICLLVLCAYGALLYATYWSMGHAPTGFLPEQDQGYLLVNVMLPDSASLERTQAVMSKLDKLALGGDFDGKHFDAIPGVDHTLSVAGQSILLSANGSNWGSIFVILSPFDKRKTHAEYDAVIAEKLRKLCADEIDEAVISVFRAPPIQGLGNAGGFQMQVEQRGFVDLMALQNATLELCRQANADALHRLIDVFTMFRANTPQIFVDINRTKCESLMVPVQDVFNAMQTYMGGYYVNLFNLFGRTWQVNLMAEGDFRTAARQVGQLKVRNKLGQMVPLATLATVRDQGGPAMYMRYNMYPTAAVNGNPAPGVSSGQAIGLMQSLCDKLGLPYEWTTITFMQLLPAKIGMLLVPAALLGLFVFGFGAVLVFLVLAAKYESWALPLSVILVVPMCLLCSVVGMMIAKLPVDIFVQIGYLVLVGMAAKNAILIVEFAQQQRAMGKNLYDAAVEACRLRLRPIIMTSFAFILGVVPLILAHGAGAEMRISLGTAVFSGMIGVTTFGLLLTPVFYYSLMYRQARKETAAAKQTTVITVGATAPPPTAHDGIIPAGAVTKTDRGSSTGA, from the coding sequence ATGTTCGCCAAATTCTTCATCGAGCGCCCGATTTTCGCGTGGGTGATTTCGATTGTCATTATTTTGCTGGGGCTGGTTGCGGCGATTTCGCTGCCGATTGCTCAGTATCCCAACATCACGCCTCCCAGCGTGCAAGTGACCGCCAGCTATCCGGGCGCGAATGCGCAAGTGGTGGCCGACAGCGTGGCCGCCCCCATTGAACAGCAGGTGAACGGTGTCGAACGAATGCTGTACATGTCGTCGCAATGCACCAACGACGGCAGTTACACGCTCACCGTCACGTTCGAGCTGGGCACCGATTTGAACATTGCGCAAGTACTCGTGCAAAACCGCGTGGCCTTGGCCATGGCGCAATTGCCCGAGCAGGTGCAACTGCAGGGCGTGAACACCAATAAGCAATCGCCGGCCATTCTGCTGGCAGTGAATTTGATCTCGCCTGACGGCCGCTATGACAATTTGTATTTGAGCAACTACGCCACGATTCAAATCAAGGACGAGCTGTTGCGAATCAACGGCGTTGGCAACATCAATTATTTGGGCGAGCGCGATTACAGCATGCGCGTATGGCTCAACCCCGATAAAATGGCCGACCGCAACATCGCCACGGAAGATGTCATCAATGCGGTAAAAAATCAAAACGTGCAAGTGGCCGCCGGCACCATCGGGCAAGACCCGGTTCCTAAGGGACAGCAATTTCAGTTGACCATGTCCACGCTCGGCCGGCTGATGGATGTCAACGAATTCGGCAACATCATCATCAAAACCAATCAGGGAGACAATCTTCAAGGGCGCTCCTCGGCAGCCGTGGTTCGGCTCAAAGATGTAGCCCGCATTCAACTCGATTCGCAGCAATACACGCAGCAGTGTCGTTTAGATCAGCAGCCTTCCGTGGCGCTGGCGGTGTTTCAACTACCCGGCTCCAACGCGCTGGACGTGGGCAACAGCGTGAAGCGCAAAATGCGCGAGCTGAAGAAGCGTTTTCCGCCGGGGTTGGATTACAAAATCGTTTACGACACCACGCCGTTTATCACGGAATCGATGTGGGAAGTTGTTAAGACGCTGTTCGAAGCCTTGATTTTGGTGGCGATTGTCGTGCTGTTTTTCCTGCAGGATTGGAAAGCAATGATCCTGCCGATGATCGACGTGCCCGTTTCGCTGATCGGGACGCTGGCCGTGATGGCCGTCATGGGGTTCAGCCTGAACAATATTTCGCTGTTCGGGTTGGTGCTGGCGATTGGCATTGTGGTCGACGACGCCATTGTGGTGCTGGAAAACGTGGAGCGCTGGATCGCCAAAGGCTACGATCCAAAAACGGCCACCATCAACGCGATGAACGAAATCACCGGTTCGATTGTGGCCATTACGCTGGTGCTGACGAGCGTCTTTTTGCCCAGCGCATTTCTGCCGGGCATTGTCGGACAGTTTTACAAGCAGTTCGCGCTAACGATTTCGGCAGCCATGATTATTTCCGCCATCAACGCCATGACGCTAACCCCCTCACGGGCCGTGTCGGTATTCAAAACGGAGAAGAAAGAAGAAGGCGGCCACGAACACGTGCGCGAAGCGCTACCGTGGTGGATTTTTGTGCTGCTTGGGTTTGTGAGCCTTCATTACCTACAACCTATCGTGGCAGATTATTTACACGTGCCAGTAGGTGACGCCGCTGCTGATTCAGATGTATCCATGTCCCAACTTGCACAAGTCGACTTTCTGTCGTTCTTACCAGGAGCAATTGGCGGATTGATCTTCGGTTGGTTCCTGATTCGGCCCATCAATTATGTGCTGGGCAAAATTTTCCGTGGCTTCAACGTCGTGTTCGATAAAATTACCGTCGCCTACGGCTGGACCATTGGCCGCGGGCTGCGAATCTGCTTGCTTGTGTTGTGCGCGTACGGCGCATTGCTGTATGCCACGTACTGGAGCATGGGGCACGCACCGACTGGATTTTTGCCCGAACAGGATCAGGGTTATTTGCTGGTCAACGTGATGCTGCCCGATTCGGCGTCGCTGGAACGCACGCAGGCCGTGATGAGTAAGCTCGATAAACTGGCACTAGGGGGCGATTTCGACGGCAAGCATTTCGACGCAATTCCCGGCGTCGATCACACGCTGAGCGTGGCCGGCCAATCGATTTTGCTGAGCGCCAACGGCTCCAACTGGGGTTCCATATTCGTCATTCTCTCGCCGTTCGACAAGCGAAAAACACACGCCGAATATGACGCCGTCATTGCCGAAAAGCTTCGCAAGCTGTGTGCTGACGAAATTGACGAAGCTGTGATCAGCGTGTTCCGCGCACCGCCCATTCAAGGCTTAGGCAACGCCGGCGGGTTCCAAATGCAGGTCGAGCAGCGCGGCTTTGTCGATTTGATGGCATTGCAAAACGCCACCCTGGAGTTATGCCGCCAAGCCAACGCTGACGCGCTGCATCGGTTGATTGACGTGTTCACCATGTTTCGAGCCAACACGCCGCAAATATTTGTCGATATCAACCGCACTAAGTGCGAATCGCTGATGGTGCCCGTGCAAGATGTGTTCAACGCGATGCAAACCTACATGGGCGGTTATTACGTCAACCTGTTCAATTTATTCGGCCGCACATGGCAGGTGAATTTGATGGCCGAGGGAGATTTTCGCACCGCCGCCCGACAAGTCGGCCAACTTAAGGTGCGCAACAAACTCGGACAAATGGTGCCCTTGGCCACGCTAGCCACCGTGCGCGACCAAGGGGGCCCGGCCATGTACATGCGCTACAACATGTATCCGACGGCCGCCGTGAATGGAAACCCCGCGCCGGGAGTCAGCTCGGGCCAAGCCATTGGCCTGATGCAAAGCTTGTGCGACAAGCTGGGCCTGCCGTACGAGTGGACCACCATCACCTTCATGCAACTGCTGCCGGCGAAAATTGGCATGTTGCTGGTGCCGGCGGCGCTGTTGGGGTTGTTCGTCTTCGGCTTTGGAGCCGTGCTGGTATTTTTGGTGCTGGCTGCCAAGTACGAAAGCTGGGCGCTCCCGTTGTCAGTGATTTTAGTTGTGCCCATGTGCTTGCTCTGCTCTGTCGTGGGCATGATGATTGCGAAGCTGCCGGTTGATATTTTCGTGCAAATTGGTTACCTGGTGCTGGTGGGCATGGCGGCGAAAAACGCGATTTTAATTGTCGAATTCGCGCAGCAGCAACGGGCGATGGGCAAGAACTTGTACGACGCTGCCGTGGAAGCTTGCCGCTTGCGATTGCGGCCCATCATTATGACCAGCTTCGCGTTCATCTTGGGTGTTGTACCGTTGATTTTGGCTCACGGCGCCGGCGCCGAAATGCGCATTTCGCTTGGCACCGCTGTGTTTTCCGGCATGATTGGCGTGACGACGTTCGGGCTGTTGCTCACGCCGGTGTTCTACTATTCGCTGATGTATCGCCAAGCCCGAAAAGAGACTGCTGCTGCCAAGCAGACTACTGTCATCACGGTGGGTGCAACTGCGCCGCCGCCGACAGCACATGACGGCATTATTCCAGCGGGAGCCGTTACCAAGACCGACCGTGGTTCCTCCACCGGCGCATAG